The Chlorocebus sabaeus isolate Y175 chromosome 11, mChlSab1.0.hap1, whole genome shotgun sequence genomic interval AGTCATTCAATTTGCTTCTCAATGTGTTAACCACAGAGAATTATTTGCTCATTTGGTAAACATTACCTCATCCGCTTCTTCACCTTCTTCATCatactgaaaaggaaaaacagcgTAAGTGTTGAGTGAATGTAACACACATTTCAGAGTAGCATTAGTAACACTCATCACTGTAAAACTAGTGTCTTAAAAGAGAAAACCTACTTTCCTATCAAGAGGCTGATTATAAATTAACACATAGTGGTTGCAATAATCACTCAGCTTACTGCCAATTTATAATAAAGAACAGAGTACAATCATGTGGATAAAATGGGTGATCAGACAAGTATTACTGTAAATATTACTCACCAACACTTAAGTGTGGAATGCACTGTACGAAAAGGACCTAAAGCCTACTCTAACAATTGCCGTTTAGCAATAAACATATCCAAAACATCTATATGCAGCCTAATCTTAACCTAATCATCACTCAATACTACCTTGAATAGAAATTCTATGCCTCCCAGTAAATGTTTTCTTGTGCACTAAGAAAAGTCCTAGTTCTGTGAAGTCAAGGCAAGGGCATAATAGATCTATAGCACTAACCAAACATAAAAAGCAGAGAATTAAAAGCTAAATGAATCCAAAAATCCTAAGGAGACATACTTAAAACCCAGAAAAGCTATATCCAGAACATCAGTAATTAGCCTAATTTTGAATTATATTATGtcctgtttcttaaaaactaaaCTCATCTATTACCAATTCTGACCACTATACCCTCACCCAATTATTTCTTTGCAGGATTCAAATTCActtacatcatcatcatcatcttcaatAGCTTCTCCGGTAAAATATAACACTGATCTCGGGATTATACGCTCACGTAAAAAGTGACCAATTTCGAAGTCTGCAGCAAGAATAGCTTCAGCATCATCAtcctatttttaaaggaaaacaaaagcagaaaatttaGGAATAACTGTGTTACTTAACGTGGCAATGTAAGACTCTTAGAGGCTGGGTGTTATGGCTCACACTGGTagtcccaacacttcaggaggccaaagtaggaggatcacttgagcccagaagtttgaaagcagcctaggcaacacagtgagatccccgtgtcgctacaaaaaataaacaattagctgggcagggtagcacatgcctgtagtctcagctacttgagaggctgaggtgggaggattgctggagcccagcagCTTGAGGCCgaaatgagctgtgattgcaccactgcactctagcctgggcaaccgaaaacaaacaaacaaaaaaaaacaacaaaaaaaacctcttcaGTTTAAATTACATGATGAAGGGAAGAAATGCTCCACTTTACTTTTTGCTTTCCATGATTTTTCTCACACCATGTTAacaatttgtcatttttaaatttccttaataacttttccaagtttttaacaaagagaaaataagctAGCAGGCCAGTATGCATACTAAGAAATTgtgaagaataaaaattagaactgTTTACTTAGTTTTTGCTGGTTTAAACAGAAATACACAAAAGCAATTGTTACATATGTCTGCAATTTTCCTTTGCCCCTAGCACTttgcttttttagagacagagtctcgctatgttgcccaggctggtctcatgtGATCCTTACACCTCCGCCACCagagctgctgggactacaggtgcctgaaGCTGTACCTGGCTTAGGATTTCTATTTAATGGCAAAGCACAGGGTAAAAGTGGGTCTGACAttatttacaattaaaataactccactttggcagggcgtggtggctagcgcctgtaatcctagcactttgggaggccaaggcaggcagattacctgaggtcaggagttcaagaccagcctgaccaacatagtgaaaccccatctctactaaaaatacaaaaaattagcaggttcagtggcgcgcgcctgtaatcccagctactcgggaggctgagacaggagaactgcctgaacccaggagacagaggttccggtgagtggagattgcgccactgcactccagcctggatgacagagcaacatttcatctcaataataataataataataataaaataaataatcccaCTTTAAGTTCTATGATACTAAACAATGAGCACGCCCTCTGTGAATTCCATGAATGTCTGAGTCAACAACATaatctaataaataaaaaagtccaaaaagggggtggggaggaattCAAACCACAGGTGGAGGTTTTCTATCCTTAACTAGACTGTTTTGTCATCAATATttagtaacaacaaaaacaaaaaaatagaacttgAATACAAACTCCAACACATCCACTGATATGAAAATAGTGTGATGCTCTATCTTACTAAAGTAGTTTTTCTCACCTGAAACTCAacactgctttatgttctctttttttgtcctATAAGCCAAGCCAGAAATACTTACTTTTGCCTTTTACAGATTTGTTCTAAGCCTTAGCCAAGAGTATTCCAATTCAAAAGTATCAGTTAAGGTTAATTTCTAATTCCACATATGGACAAACTATTTAAACTATCTCActtaatttaaattcaaaaacatgcccaaaagaaaaccaaattcaaaacATACCTGCCATACCTTGCGTGTATAGACTTTCTTTAAGGTTGTTCCTCAGTTCAGGCTATATGGCAGGAACATTTCATGGTTCTCTGCCATATGCCACATATATGAACATACATAGTCACAATATGAAATCATATTTACATTGGGGTAACAAATTCAGGAATGCATTCTAACCATAATGTAGTTAGGAATATAACAGTATAAATGACTTAATACATTCTGGTTTTACTAAGGAAGACAATAGTTTTGAAAAGCTAAATCTCGGCCGGGCACGCtgactcaagcctgtagtcccagcactttgggaggccgagacgggcggatcacgaggtcaggagatcgagaccatcctggctaacacagtgaaaccccgtctctactgaaaaatacaaaaaactagccgggcgaggtggcgggcgcctatagtcccagctacttgggagacagaggcaggagaatagtgtaaactcaggaggcggagcttgcagtgagctgagatccggccactgcactccagagcctgggcgacagagcaagactacgtctcaaaaaaaaaaaaaaaaaaaagaaaagttaaatctCTCACAGCtttgtaagttttaaaagaaaagaaaaccttaagCTTTTTATCTCAGTGTTTCTCAGTAGAGGCACTGATACCATTCTGAATGGAATTATTTTTCAGATCCAAAATGTCTGCCCCATGCATTGTAGGCCTCAGAACTCAATGTAACAACCATCCCACTCTCCACTTGAAATTCGGTGCTTTAATTTCAAATATAGTTAACAATTCAATAAATAAGTAACAATTCAACTTACCAGATCTCCACTCTCAGGAACTGcaaaattcagaaaagaaattacAATGAATAAGAAGCTAAACAACGCTTATTATAAAATAACCACTAATACTCAAGCTAAAACATTATTTACCTTCAGGAGgggcaaaaaaattaaagaaagagtcATTGGAAACTGTTTTAGTCACAGTACGAACTGTCCCACGTCCCTTGTGTTTCTGCTTCTTCTTAATGGTTTTCAAAGtgacattctttccttttttccaatcTATCTGGCACCTtgcaaaacaaagaagaaaaatctattaCAATTGACAATCTTTCAACTGCTGAACTTCTAGAAGTAAATGTTCTATTTAGATTTCAAATTTTAGAAGGGTGAATTGCTTCAAATGTTTTCTATAGCTGTATAAAgggaaaaattttatttctaatcaaatatttaaaataaacatatttacaacTAGCATAAACACACAGTACAATTTAAAGAAGCATTCCTTTGCAGAAATATATGTGAGACAGTCATGGGCCCAAGGAGAATTACAGGAAAATTGATAAGCACTTTTCAGAAAACATATTACCAAAATGTTCAGAGACAGACTATGTACGTATATGAAACTTAAAATAACCGAGTATACAAATCAAgtataacaaaaacagaaaaaaaacattttgttaagGTAGTAAAATTAAACTCACCCTGTACAACCCATAATTTCTGGTCCATCAAAAGAAAAGGGATCAGAATCATCTGGTTCTGACCTCATCCTATATGTCTTTGTCAgcacttcatttgtaaaatattcatTGGGTTCAAAGTGAAATTCTAAGACAAAACTCTGAGGAGAGGAAGCATAAAAACCAGTTAAATACCTACCTCATACATTTCAATACTTTAGTAAATATAGCTTAATCTGTGTTTTTTTATAAACATGTATAATATTctaaatggtaatttttttcctactctgaaatacaatctttttctttttgagaccgagtcttgcattgttgcccaggccggagtgcagtggcacaatttcagctcactgcaatctgtgccttctagattcaagtaattcttgtgccccATCCTCCCaattatctgggattacaggtgtgtgccaccacacccagttaatttttgtatttttagtatagacagggtttcaccaggttggacaggctggtcttgaactcctgacctcaagtgatccacccgccttggcctcccaaagtgctgggattacaggcgtgagccaccgcgcccagccctgaaaTATTTAAGAATGGGACAGACTGTCAGATAAGCCCCAAATTATgctaaaatcaaaaaaattatgttaaaatcaAAATGAGGTACAAATTGAACTGAATAAAGCTTAGTTTCAATTTACAACTACTAAATAATTAACATGTTTACACAACAGGCTAGGCACACCTGAATAAAGTGACCATGTTGTCTCCCTTACTCCCCAACTACCGGAGGAATCAGGCTTTTAAATAGCATACTAAACGTGAACTTAACACAGAAAAAGCCCAACCTTAAGCATCTACAGCCTATATTCTTAGTAGTTTTGCCCACAGTTGACATTAACACTGGTGGTTTGGTGGACAGGTTGTTCGCTGATCTTTCCTTATTAAGGTGTGGGTGTCCTTTAACATCAGTTTCATGTAATTCCCAAGTTCATTAATGTAGAAAAAGTACTTATTCACGTTCCCTTGGCATTATTTTTATCCACTTATCCAAGAACAAGGATTGTCTGTGTTTCAAACACAGTTTATGttcagaaggaggaaaaggaaaaaatactgcCTCACAATTAGCACATCCAAATATTTATTCACTACAACCAAGAGCACCAACCTTACCCTTgaatgttatctttttaaaagtttctatttATCTACCTGTAAGTTTCTATTTATCTACCTGTAAGCATgctacaaaattataaatatttcaaagttcTCTTACCATAGGCTGGCCAGCATCTGAGAACTTCACTTTAATATCTTTCAAGTGTTTCAGAATAGGTTCATCATGttccttcaaattaaaaaataataataaaaatgagtaacATGGCATTTGAGGATTGTCTTCTATTACTACACAGACACTAGCTGACTGagacataatatattttaaagtagttttgtaCAGCAATTACGAACCTTAAGACTTACTCTCCAGGTTATGGCTTACACACTAAAGCTAATTTATACTGTAGTTCTACTGCCACTGGTAGAGAAAAAGTGTCCAAATAGACAACTAAATCATTATATAGgctgaaaaattcaaaatcaagtcTAAATAAGGCAtatctgctttaaaaatgtttcctgatTATAACTGCTGCCTTTTCCAGCTGCTTGTCCCCTTCCTCCTGGTCGTTCCTTTTCCACTTTGCTAAAGTAGAATTGTAATTAAGTAGTAATTATGtggaaatcatttctttttctccatgtaACTTCCAACGACGACAAGACAGGGCAACACGTACTACTACAATGTAGACGGTAGGGGTAGGGGCTCGCTCAAGAAATGCTTGAAGCAAAGTTTCCCAAAGGTGACAACTATTATGGTTTGCCAGATAATGTAACCACTGTGAATGAGTTTAACATCTTTAtagcattcttttaaaatgcaaatttctccTGGAAAAGTTAAGGGAATTGTATAATTGCAGCTGTAAAAATAACTTTCCCATCATACTTCCATACTAAGTATGTAAAGACAGAAGGCACAGGGTAATGAGAAAATACCAGTCGATAATGAGCAATTATCAATGGGACCATTTCatcatctcattttttaaaataaactgtaatttatttaattacattAATCAAAGCTATAATTTCCCTTCTACAGACATTAACTGTTTAAAAAGTAAGCAATCATTCTAGAAAGATCAACACTGAAGAGAACAGTCATCACAGCCATTTAAACTTCAAAAGTTTACCCTTCAAAGTAAACTGGCACGTTTATGAATAAAATTACCTGAACCATATCACTGAGcaagtcaacattcttaaaaacagTTAACCAAAATTCAGGAATTCCTTTGgggtcttctttttcttcatcctttttctCATCTTCGATCTTGGCCTTTTCTTTCAACTCCTCCTTGATAAGTGACAGCAAACATTATGTAATACATAGATTAGACCTCTTGATAAAGTAACAAAGgtaaaaaaaccaaaatgcagAGTCACCAGATATTACCTTCAAAGTTCTAGTCTATCTGTGTAAACACTGCCGTTGTCCATAACAAACCTTAATTAATCCCATCAAAATTACTGCTACCACACCCCTCCAAAGAGAGCCACTAAAGTGATCAAGATCTGTAGGAAAAAccattttagttaaaaaaaaaaaaaaaaatttttttaaactaattaaaaatgaagacttAAGCATAGTAAACaagaaaagcaacagaaataCTAACTTGGTCCAATGCCTCACCCCATGGTGTTATTAATCAAAACATTATATTCTCTTTACCAAACAACATAAAATAGCAATGCTAGAGAGTTGGATCACTTAACACAGCACTGAATGTGTGTCACAGCTCTGCCATTATTCATTGTGGGCAGGTCACTTAGAAGCCTCCATGTCTTCACTTGAAAATGGCAACAATCCTCAGCCTATCATGAAgttcaaaaaaaaagtatataatgaaTCTACAAACTAAAAActgttagccgggcatggtggctcacacctgtaatcccagcactctgggaggctgaggcgtgtggatcacttaacattaggagttggagaccagtctggccaacatggccaaaccccacctctactaaaagtacaaaaaattagtcaggcatggtggcgcatgcctgtcatccagttactgggaggaggaggcaggagaactgcttgaacccaggaggtagaggttacaatgagccaagactgcactccagcctgggcaccagccgggcaacagagtgagactcaaaaaaactacaaaaataggctgggcacagtggctcaatggTTcaagcccataatcccaacagtttgggaggctaaggtgcaaagttgcttgaagctaggagtccaaaaccagcctgggcgagaagaCTCTGCCTCCACAAAAAAATGTAGAgattaagctgggcatggtagcttcagatagtcctagcaacttgggaggctgagatgggagaatagcttgggcccagaagtgagctgcagtgagccaagatcatgccagtgcactccagcctgggcaacacagcaagtccctgtctcttaaacaaaaaaaactataaaatgtaagGAAATAATGACTTTCTGAGTACAGATGGTGGTGCCAGCTTGAATAATAGCTGATCTGTATTATCATtcttacaaaaaggaaaaatatttcctaggtatagaaatacaactgatgcTCTAGGGCAGCCCTGACTGGGGAGACAGTTGCATTTGTCAGTTCAGCTGCATTTGTCGGTTCAGCTGGCAATAGCAGCGGGAGTGGAGTGGGCGGGGCCTGTGAGACCACCTGAGTTTGTGAAATGGCTGCTGACATTTCTGAATCCAGCGGGGCTGATTGCAAAGGAGACCCAAGGAACAGTGCCAAGTTAGATGCCGATTACCCACTTCGAGTATTTTATTGTGGAGTTTGTTCATTACCAACAGAGTACTATGAATATATGCCTGATGTTGCTAAATGTAGACAATGATTAGAGAAgaattttccaaatgaatttgCAAAACTTACTGTAGAAAATTCACCCAAACAAGAAGCTGGAATTAGTCAGGGTCAAGGAACAgcaggggaagaagaggagaagaaaaaacagaagagaggTGGAAGgggtcaaataaaacaaaaaacaaagatcatACCACAAAACATTACTATAGCCAAAATTCCCAAAGCAAAGAAATATGTGACAAGTGTGTGTGGCCTTGTAACTTTTGAAATTGATCTTAAAACACACAAAGATTTATTGCTTAAAAATTCTCCTgtgggcggagcttgcagtgagctgagatccggccactgcactccagcctgggcaacagagcgagactccgtctcaaaaaaaaaaaaaaaaaaattctcctgtgGTGCCTCAGTAACAGGGGAGGATGAAATTATCATTCAAGGAGACTTTACAGATGACACAACTGATGTCATTCAGGAAAAATGGCCAAAAGTACATGATGACAGCATCGAAGATCTTGGAGAAGTGAATTTGAAAATTTCTCTGTAGTTAATGGCCTGAACTTAGAGTTGATATGGCCAAAGGAAGAGAGGcctttataaacatatatatatattttctacagTAAAACTGTAGACTGCCCTCCCTCATCCTTGGCATTTTCACTGTTGTGTACAAGGCTGCTTGTTTTTATTGCCAAAGTCAAATAAACAGGGGAGACTATCATGTTCATGCATGAATACAATTtagtcaaataaaaaattttggtCATTTggtactgacttttttttttttttgagacggagtctcgcactgttgcctgggccatagtgcagtggcgtgatcttggctcactgcaacctctgcctcccgggttcaagtgattcttctgcctcagcctcctgagtaggtgggattacaggcgcctgcctccacgcccagctaataatttgtatttttagtagagacagggtttcactgtgttcaccaggctggtctcaaactcctgacctcgtgattggccccctcggcctcccaaagtgctgggattacaggcatgagccactgtgcctagcctttctctttctctttttattttttgaaaaacccAGCAGACTTTTTGTGGGGAGcatttttgttgattattttattgACCTAAAgctgagtgatttttaaaaagaaattgaatttggcTCCCTCACCAATAATATGTCTCCTTGCTTCTTTGATGTGATAGTTTTGAGATGGGTGAGAATCTAATAGATTTGTGGCAGAATCTGCTTCGTTGTTATGAAGTCCACCCTATGGGCACAATAACATATTGTTGGTAGGAGGTGTTCGAGCTATTCTGGAGATTATTTGGTAAAGTATACTAAAAGCCTTAAAACCATGTATGTACACTGTTTGAACCAATAAGCTACTTCTTTGACATTAGAAGACATTAGAGGAGACAATAAGCCTTGCAATAAAACTTATGGATGAAAGTATTCTTCACAATACGATTTATAATAACAAATTGCAAATGTTATAAATGAACAATTGGAAAACGATTAAGGAACTGATGGTGCACACTGTGTGGTATGTTTATGTTTAAAGATATGGTTTGCATATATGTTTAAAGAACCATATTTTCTAAGATTATTTGGAAACATGTTTGGTAATGCCAAGTGGGGGCACACATCTTAGACATTTATCATCATCATTCTGAGTGGAAGGCCATTCAGAGATGCTAGAGGTTCTTATTCTGGCCATAAATTACATGAGTAAAATTCTGctaaccaattaaaaataatgtacaccCATGCTCAATCTATAGTCCTGGAAATAGCAATTGAAATATGTCTTCTCACAAGAGAAAATGACAGTTTTAATGATGCATTAGATGAATTTAAACTTTAAGTCAGGTGCTGCAAATTGGAAAGAAGACTTGTAGTTTTAATGCTGTGGACACTTTTAAGAAACTTAGAATCCATGAAACCACAGCTTATTGCCATGCAAATTACAATCTTGAATGactgtttttttaatataaagtattagaaaaatgtaagatgtaaaattaaaaaatgaaaaaaatacaactagTTATATAATACTGTACTCCATCATTAAATGCTAACATTTCTGACAAGTCCTAAGATTTTACCATCTATAAAACATACTAAAATAAAGTTGGTACTAACCGAAATCTCATCTTCTTCATCTGGTTTCCATTCACATTCTTCTTCCGTAGGTTCATAAATTGCATTAATAATCTCAAATcgctaaaatgattaaaaaaaaaaaaaaggctatataAAATCACTGGCATCCAAGGTAAAACCAGTGGTTTCTCACTAAGAAGtcttataaatttaacaaatgcaTACCACAACTTTAACTATTATTGATAGTTCCTCCAAGTGCCTCTAATAACAATTTCAATGAGAGTTCTAAAGACCAACCTCTTCCAAGTCTGCTTATATTTCCAGACTTCATCTTCTAGAATGTTAAATTAAACAAAGTAGGAGAAAGCATTACCTTATCAAACAGAGGCTGATAGAGAACAGCATACTTCCTTTCAAGATCGTGAACTTCCTCATAGAATTTGGCTTCTATCTGTGCACACTTAACTTGCAGGTTTTTGAGAGCATTCACTCGTCTTTTAACTACCCTAGGCAGGCTGAAAGGTTAGAAATCAGTTACATAGCATCACACTAAAACAGAAGTCACACTTCTTTTGTCATACTGAAACTGAAGCATTGGAGTTAGTGAATGATAGGTTTTTTATCTGAAGCAAAAGGTAGagtcaaagtaaataaaaatcaaatagataTAAACATACTGACCCACTGGCTATATTTCAAAAGTAGAAATGTAACTAGGTAAATTGATAAAATGTAAATCATATTGTCAACCCTAAATCTTTACCCAGGTTAAGTGCTGGACTTGTCATTGCTGAAGTCATGGACTAATCATTTTAATTCTGAGAATAATGATtacttagatttttcttttacatatatcTCACCTATACTAGTTATTAGGAAAAAGAGGGGAGCATATGTATATCAGGAAAAAGGACAAGATTTCAcacaccattattttattttagtctccATATTTAACTAGGAATTAGTAATCACATTATTAAATAAGAGTGTAACATACTATAAAGAGcagacatgtatttttaaaataacagctttaggccaggtgctatggctcacacctgtagtcccagcaccttgggaagccaaggcgggtggactgtttgagcccaaaagttcaagaccagcctgggcaacacggcaaaaccctgtctctacaaaaaatacaaaaattagctgggtgtggtggtgcatgcctgtggtcccagctacttggaaggctaagatgagaggatcacctgagcctgggatgttgaggcCGAATTGaacaagattgcaccaccactgcactccagcctggctgacagaatgagacctgtctcaaaaataaataacagcttTGATGAGATAAAATACATACACCATACAATGCACTGTGAagcactattttaatttttattttaggtcaacctaaaatatatgtgtataccctatatatatgtataccctAAAATATGGGTATATGTGaaggtttgctgtacagattattttatcacccaggtattaagcccagtacccaatacttaattttctgctcctctccctcctcccacactccaccctcaagtaaccccagtgtctattgtttccttctttgtgttcatgagttctcatcatttagctcctacttataggtaagaatgtgtggtatttggttctctgttcatgtgttagtttgctaaggataatagcctctagctccatccatgttctcacaaaagacatgatctcattctttgtatggctgcacagtattatGTGATGTATACATTTTCTGTATCAGAtctgtcattgatgagcatttaggttgattccatgtctgctACTGTGAATGGGGGCACTGATTTTTAACAGGTTATACACACGAGGTTTTGAGTCTCCTAAAGAATGATTAAACCTCTCTAATAATAAATGTTCACACTTAAAATGTATCTAACTTCAGGGAATGTATGCAATAGATACAAAATCCAGGTTAAAATTTCCTGCCACAAACTTTTGTGAATCAAATAATTTACTTAGTCAGTCACtagtttatttaatattattagaaataaaaaacaaacccttGAAGATATCaactttctatttctgttaattttaagtaaaaagcaCTACTCTGCCAAGGTGGTGAACCAGCATGGGCTTCTGGCTTTTCTTGCTCCCCCAAAAAGCTAATCCCAGAAACTTTAGAACAAGAATGAAGCAACTACTgaggcacacacacaccataagCAATTTCAGGTAAGACTGGAGGTTGTGTTTAACTGGTACAGGGTGACCGACAACTTCGGGACAGAATGGCCACAGTAGGTAGCCATGCGGACAGGCTGGAAGATAGCAATTCCGCAAGAAAACTTTTTAAGTTCTGCTCCTGCCTTGCAACAATCATTGTCCGTCATCTTCACCCTTCACAAGAGCCGAATGCCAGGGTTGATGAAAGCTGCACTGGTTCAAAGCCCTCAAACATGTATTTGCTCCAATCTAGGAATAATGAATTGACAACCAAAGAAGACTAGTCCCCCACCCCTGCAAAGCACACCATAAAAATTGCCTGGACTGGCAGCAAACTTTCAGTCTAAGGCAACTAGTGCTGCACTACTTAGGCTCACCCTGTGCCCTTCTCCTTGTCACAAACCTTCATTTCTTCCCAAATATTCATTATTAGGGTAACTGGTATTGCCTAATGTGCCAGAGCTTGAAGAATAACTAGACACTTCAAGGGTACAATTTCTATGAAAGAGTGAAATGATTA includes:
- the NAP1L1 gene encoding nucleosome assembly protein 1-like 1 isoform X2, producing MGLRFPFRLSGEKRDGGVLNRKDIWSSYNMADIDNKEQSELDQDLDDVEEVEEEETGEETKIKARQLTVQMMQNPQILAALQERLDGLVETPTGYIESLPRVVKRRVNALKNLQVKCAQIEAKFYEEVHDLERKYAVLYQPLFDKRFEIINAIYEPTEEECEWKPDEEDEISELKEKAKIEDEKKDEEKEDPKGIPEFWLTVFKNVDLLSDMVQEHDEPILKHLKDIKVKFSDAGQPMSFVLEFHFEPNEYFTNEVLTKTYRMRSEPDDSDPFSFDGPEIMGCTGCQIDWKKGKNVTLKTIKKKQKHKGRGTVRTVTKTVSNDSFFNFFAPPEVPESGDLDDDAEAILAADFEIGHFLRERIIPRSVLYFTGEAIEDDDDDYDEEGEEADEEGEEEGDEENDPDYDPKKDQNPAECKQQ
- the NAP1L1 gene encoding nucleosome assembly protein 1-like 1 isoform X3 translates to MADIDNKEQSELDQDLDDVEEVEEEETGEETKIKARQLTVQMMQNPQILAALQERLDGLVETPTGYIESLPRVVKRRVNALKNLQVKCAQIEAKFYEEVHDLERKYAVLYQPLFDKRFEIINAIYEPTEEECEWKPDEEDEISEELKEKAKIEDEKKDEEKEDPKGIPEFWLTVFKNVDLLSDMVQEHDEPILKHLKDIKVKFSDAGQPMSFVLEFHFEPNEYFTNEVLTKTYRMRSEPDDSDPFSFDGPEIMGCTGCQIDWKKGKNVTLKTIKKKQKHKGRGTVRTVTKTVSNDSFFNFFAPPEVPESGDLDDDAEAILAADFEIGHFLRERIIPRSVLYFTGEAIEDDDDDYDEEGEEADEEGEEEGDEENDPDYDPKKDQNPAECKQQ
- the NAP1L1 gene encoding nucleosome assembly protein 1-like 1 isoform X4; this encodes MADIDNKEQSELDQDLDDVEEVEEEETGEETKIKARQLTVQMMQNPQILAALQERLDGLVETPTGYIESLPRVVKRRVNALKNLQVKCAQIEAKFYEEVHDLERKYAVLYQPLFDKRFEIINAIYEPTEEECEWKPDEEDEISELKEKAKIEDEKKDEEKEDPKGIPEFWLTVFKNVDLLSDMVQEHDEPILKHLKDIKVKFSDAGQPMSFVLEFHFEPNEYFTNEVLTKTYRMRSEPDDSDPFSFDGPEIMGCTGCQIDWKKGKNVTLKTIKKKQKHKGRGTVRTVTKTVSNDSFFNFFAPPEVPESGDLDDDAEAILAADFEIGHFLRERIIPRSVLYFTGEAIEDDDDDYDEEGEEADEEGEEEGDEENDPDYDPKKDQNPAECKQQ
- the NAP1L1 gene encoding nucleosome assembly protein 1-like 1 isoform X1, whose protein sequence is MGLRFPFRLSGEKRDGGVLNRKDIWSSYNMADIDNKEQSELDQDLDDVEEVEEEETGEETKIKARQLTVQMMQNPQILAALQERLDGLVETPTGYIESLPRVVKRRVNALKNLQVKCAQIEAKFYEEVHDLERKYAVLYQPLFDKRFEIINAIYEPTEEECEWKPDEEDEISEELKEKAKIEDEKKDEEKEDPKGIPEFWLTVFKNVDLLSDMVQEHDEPILKHLKDIKVKFSDAGQPMSFVLEFHFEPNEYFTNEVLTKTYRMRSEPDDSDPFSFDGPEIMGCTGCQIDWKKGKNVTLKTIKKKQKHKGRGTVRTVTKTVSNDSFFNFFAPPEVPESGDLDDDAEAILAADFEIGHFLRERIIPRSVLYFTGEAIEDDDDDYDEEGEEADEEGEEEGDEENDPDYDPKKDQNPAECKQQ